Below is a window of Streptomyces genisteinicus DNA.
CTGCTCGAAGCAGCCGAAGAGGTGGGTCTTGCGGTAGTTGGCCAGGCGGGTGCCGTCGGAGGCGATGAGCTGGGCGGAGTTGTGGACCAGCCCGCCCGCGCGCTCCGGGTAGCCGTAGTGGACCGCGATGCCGTGCCGTGCGGCGAGGGCGGCGACCGCCTGGGCTCCCGGTCCGTCGGCGGCCTCCGCGAGCACGGGAACGTCGTCGCCGATCGCGTAGCCGGTGAGGAACATCTCGGGGGCCACCAGCAGCCGGGCGCCGGCCCGGGCGGCCCGGCCCGCGGCATCGTCGAGCACCTTCAGGTTCGCGGCGACGTCACCGGGGACGCCGGAGCTCTGGAGCAGGGCGGTGCGCAACGGGGGCATGCATGACCTCGGACGACGGTACGGACGAAGGGAGACGTCCAAAACGGTACGGTCCGCCCTCCTGCCGCGACAAGGCGCGTCCGTTGCGCGCCGACGGGCGATCCGTTGCGTCGTCGAGGCCGTTCGCGGCGATTCGTTGCGCGCCCGGGGGCGACGTCGCCGAGGCCCGCCGCGCCCCCGCCGGGACCGGTGCCCGCCGCCCGGTTCAGGCGGGCGCCTCCCCGCGGGAGGGCGCCCGGCGGGGAGGCCGCGGGAGGCCGCCCCGCCCGGCTCAGGCGGGCGAGCCCGACGAGAAGCGCCGCAGCAGCGGCGAGAGCACCAGCACCGACTTGGTCCGCTCGACGAACGGCTCGCCCGCGATCCGCTCCAGCACCCGCTCGAAGTGCCGCATGTCGGAGGTGAAGACCTGCACGAGCGCGTCCGCGTCGCCGGTCACCGTGGACGCGGACACCACCTCGGGGTAGCGCTCCAGTCCGCGCCGGATGTCGTCGGGCGAGGTGTTGTGCCGGCAGAAGATCTCCACGAACCCCTCGGTCTCCCATCCCATCGCCGCCGGGTCCACCCGTACGGTGAAGCCGGTGATGGCCCCCTCGGCGCGGAGCCGGTCGACCCGGCGCTTGACCGCCGGGGCCGAGAGGCCGACGATCTGGCCGATGTCGGCGAAGGAGCGGCGGGCGTCCTCGGCGAGGGCGTGGACGATGCGTTCGTCGAGATCGTTCAGTCGCACTGCGGGCGGATCACTTCTCTGATGGGGCCAGTCGGGAGCGGCGGTAGCCGTAGCTGAAGTAGAACACGAGGCC
It encodes the following:
- a CDS encoding Lrp/AsnC family transcriptional regulator, encoding MRLNDLDERIVHALAEDARRSFADIGQIVGLSAPAVKRRVDRLRAEGAITGFTVRVDPAAMGWETEGFVEIFCRHNTSPDDIRRGLERYPEVVSASTVTGDADALVQVFTSDMRHFERVLERIAGEPFVERTKSVLVLSPLLRRFSSGSPA